CATTTCCTATTGTTTGTGAAGCTGTCTCAAGACCACCTCCCACTTCTactaataatttcattatttataccccactcatctggctagCTTGCTCTAGCTACTCTAAGTAACATTGTACTCAGGCTCAACAGCAACTCTACATTCCTTTCTGACAAAGCACAGGGCTCTGCGGTTTGCAGCTGGGGTGCACTGTAAGCACattttgacatttaaaaaatccaaagatATGCGGTGGTACTTTCTCACTTTTCTTCTGCTTTGACTATACACTTAAAGTCATTTGATTGTTTGTTCTCCAGTTTGCAGAAACACCAAGCAACCCAAGTTCTTCACAAGAATGGTCTCTCATAATATGACCTGGATGAAGTACCCAAGCCAGAGCAGAGATTCATTCACAAGTTTTGAAGACATCATATTCTCACAGCATGTAATATCAAGATTTATGCACTGCTATATTACGCTCTTTGTACCAACTGGTCTACTAGCTGGGATTGTTATTTTGGGCATCCTCATCAAGAACCATATGCAGCGCACCAATGAGAAATTAGATACAATGCTTTTTGCTCATACCATCAGCAACATGTTAATGATTCTTTTATCACTCACCATCATCACAAGGCCTGCCTACCTCAAAGTATCCTATTTTGAGTGTGGAACACTGTCGTTTTTTTTCAATTTGAATTACTTCAGCTCTCAGTACCTTCTTGTCCTCATGGTGCTTAGCTTTTTTCTTTATAGGCACCCACCCCAAAATGCTTTAATTAGCAAGGCACATCAAAACCCTATGGTATCTGTTGCATTTGCACTGATATGTTCCTTTTGTGCTGCACTAATAGTGGTGGCACTGCTGGGCATGGAGAATTACCATGAAGAAACAGACTGCCAATTAGATCCTTTATTTGCATGGCCTGAATACGAGATTATTAAATTTACCTTTGGCTTCTGCATTCCATCTTTGGCCAAGCTTCTCTGCTTTATTCTAATGTTTGTTAGAAAAGTTCAGCCAGAAATCCATCCCTCAAGATATAATATTCACCCTTATTTGACTGTTTTGGTTATTACAATAACAATGTTTGTGTGTCGTCTATTTTACAACAGTATGATTCTCTCTAGGACCAGCTTGAAGATACAGAGGACAATAGGGACACCCCAAAATGAGCTGACAATGAATATTGCAGAGATCCTGCTGTTCAGCGAAAGCTGTGTTAGTTTAGTTATCATTCTTTGCCTTCATAAACCATGCAGAATCAGCTTATTGAATGTTATAACTAATCTCACAAACGTTTGCAGGAGGAGACATGCTAGTAACAGTCCTCTTGAAATACCAGAGACTCGTACTGAAGTCTCATCTGGGCCCTCTGAAAATGGATCACGCTGACCTTTGCCTTCCAAAATATTAGCATTAAAGAAAAAAGCTACACATCTGCCAACATACAGAACCTGAAGGAATA
The sequence above is drawn from the Lacerta agilis isolate rLacAgi1 chromosome 13, rLacAgi1.pri, whole genome shotgun sequence genome and encodes:
- the LOC117056646 gene encoding uncharacterized protein LOC117056646, which codes for MVSHNMTWMKYPSQSRDSFTSFEDIIFSQHVISRFMHCYITLFVPTGLLAGIVILGILIKNHMQRTNEKLDTMLFAHTISNMLMILLSLTIITRPAYLKVSYFECGTLSFFFNLNYFSSQYLLVLMVLSFFLYRHPPQNALISKAHQNPMVSVAFALICSFCAALIVVALLGMENYHEETDCQLDPLFAWPEYEIIKFTFGFCIPSLAKLLCFILMFVRKVQPEIHPSRYNIHPYLTVLVITITMFVCRLFYNSMILSRTSLKIQRTIGTPQNELTMNIAEILLFSESCVSLVIILCLHKPCRISLLNVITNLTNVCRRRHASNSPLEIPETRTEVSSGPSENGSR